From the genome of Pedobacter sp. MC2016-14, one region includes:
- a CDS encoding TlpA disulfide reductase family protein — protein sequence MIKIRTMLLFLQLSLPVVLMAQTVNYTIEGKIGTLSSPAKAYLMYEKDGKIVTDSANIKQGRFTFTKTSKKTETVVYLSVSKSGRESTKDGKFISFYTDAKKITIVSPDVIENAKVTGGSLNRDEAELNAVIKPIETKITAENKAYENASSTSKKSTVFTSSFEKRTQLLERQKKQIYKEFIKTHPGSLISLKALKELGGSIPDLAEIESPFNSLSESVRTSTSGMTYATKINALKKSAIGAEAPDFTMPDTASNLVSLHSFKGKYVLLDFWASWCPPCRAESPYLIDAFATYKRKNFMILSVSLDHEGAKEKWLKAIHDDGLTWPQVSDLKYENTAAKLYSVEAIPQNFLISPDGKIIAKNLRGAALKTKLKELLD from the coding sequence ATGATTAAAATTAGGACAATGTTGCTTTTTTTACAATTGAGCCTTCCGGTTGTGTTGATGGCACAAACCGTTAATTATACCATAGAGGGGAAAATTGGAACCCTGTCTTCGCCAGCCAAAGCCTACCTGATGTACGAAAAGGATGGTAAGATTGTTACGGATTCAGCCAATATCAAACAGGGTAGATTTACGTTTACAAAAACAAGTAAAAAGACGGAGACAGTTGTTTATTTAAGCGTCAGTAAATCTGGCAGGGAAAGCACAAAGGATGGTAAATTCATCAGCTTCTACACAGATGCAAAAAAAATAACTATCGTCAGTCCCGATGTTATAGAAAATGCAAAAGTTACAGGTGGATCACTTAACAGGGATGAAGCGGAGTTGAATGCTGTGATTAAGCCTATTGAAACTAAAATAACAGCGGAAAATAAAGCATATGAAAATGCATCCAGTACGTCCAAAAAATCAACGGTTTTCACCAGTAGCTTCGAAAAGAGAACACAGCTCCTGGAGCGTCAAAAGAAGCAGATCTACAAAGAATTTATTAAAACACATCCAGGTTCTTTGATTAGCTTAAAGGCATTGAAAGAATTAGGTGGGAGCATACCAGATTTGGCAGAAATTGAGTCTCCATTCAATTCATTGTCCGAAAGCGTTCGTACATCAACGAGTGGAATGACCTATGCAACAAAGATAAATGCTTTAAAAAAATCAGCGATTGGTGCGGAGGCTCCGGATTTTACCATGCCCGATACGGCCTCTAATCTTGTTTCCTTACATAGTTTTAAAGGAAAATATGTGTTACTGGATTTTTGGGCCAGTTGGTGTCCGCCCTGCAGGGCAGAAAGCCCGTACCTAATTGATGCTTTTGCCACTTATAAGCGCAAGAATTTTATGATATTGAGCGTGTCGCTAGATCACGAGGGTGCTAAAGAGAAATGGTTAAAAGCCATACATGATGATGGTTTAACCTGGCCCCAGGTTTCAGACTTAAAATATGAAAATACAGCGGCCAAGCTATACTCAGTGGAGGCGATTCCACAGAATTTTCTAATCAGCCCGGATGGAAAGATTATCGCCAAAAACCTGCGAGGGGCAGCACTTAAAACCAAATTAAAAGAATTGTTAGATTAA
- a CDS encoding multidrug efflux SMR transporter yields MNWIYVFIGGLFEVAFTFCLGKMKETSGTASYWWFALFIISLFASMALLMKATQTLPIGTAYAVWTGIGAVGTVAMGIFVFNEPASFLRLLFIATLIGSIIGLKIVSH; encoded by the coding sequence ATGAACTGGATATATGTGTTTATTGGTGGTTTGTTTGAGGTAGCATTTACCTTTTGCTTAGGTAAGATGAAAGAAACCAGCGGTACTGCCTCCTACTGGTGGTTTGCGTTATTTATAATTTCGCTGTTTGCAAGTATGGCTTTATTGATGAAAGCAACGCAAACCCTACCTATTGGTACTGCCTATGCAGTTTGGACTGGGATTGGTGCAGTAGGAACGGTTGCCATGGGGATCTTTGTGTTCAATGAGCCCGCAAGCTTTCTAAGACTGCTATTTATAGCTACATTAATTGGTTCTATTATAGGCTTAAAAATAGTGTCACATTAA